A stretch of Babesia bigemina genome assembly Bbig001, chromosome : III DNA encodes these proteins:
- a CDS encoding ATP synthase, Delta/Epsilon chain, beta-sandwich domain containing protein, putative codes for MVVQFSRILRHAANTAGSGNLVFSLMTPHTTLVSKKVVKQATLPGSEGYFTVTKGHSAMLSNLKPGVVSVVCGDTGEVAKYFLSSGFFKISSVDGDSVAEVSAVEAVPVDQIDKDRATQVLQELLAEAQGSTDPWIKAKAVLGQDLCAAIIKTV; via the exons ATGGTGGTTCAATTCTCCAGAATTCTCAGACATGCTGCCAACACGGCAGGTAGCGGGAATCTGGTTTTCTCGCTCATGACACCGCATACAACGCTCGTGAGCAAAAAGGTCGTGAAGCAGGCCACTTTGCCAG GCTCTGAGGGATACTTCACGGTCACAAAGGGCCACTCTGCCATGCTCAGCAACCTTAAACCCGGCGTTGTGTCGGTTGTTTGCGGAGATACCGGCGAAGTTGCCAAGTATTTCCTGTCGTCTGGATTCTTCAAAATATCAAGCGTAGACGGCGACAGTGTAGCGGAGGTGTCAGCAGTAGAGGCTGTGCCAGTCGACCAAATTGACAAGGACCGGGCCACTCAAGTACTGCAGGAGCTGCTGGCAGAGGCACAAGGATCCACCGACCCCTGGATAAAAGCCAAGGCAGTGCTCGG ACAGGACCTCTGTGCCGCTATAATCAAAACCGTgtaa